Below is a genomic region from Desulfobacter sp..
CAGTCCTCCCTTGCGGGGGTCGGTCTCGGTGGAAACACAGCCTCCGACCAAAGAGAGGATAATAAGAGAGCCAATGGCGGGTAAAAGAAACTTCATCTATCTATCTCCTCATTTAAACGGACATGCGTCCGGAAAGGCCTGCCAGGTCTTCACTATGCTGTGCAAGTTCGCTGATCAGGGTCTCCAGCTTTGCAATTTCAGCATCCAGATCCTTGGACTGGTTATTGGGTGTATTGGGGTCTAACTGGGCCATGGCCTGTTTTTGGGAATCCAGCTCAAATTGTGCCCTGGAAAGTTTTTCATTGGTGGTTTTTAAGGCCAGCTCAATGTCCTTTTTTTCAGCCAGCAACCGTTCTTTGCTGGTTTGACGGGCAGTATACTGCTGTTCGAGTTTTTGGGTTTCAGCATCCAGAATTGCAATATCAGACCGAATTTTTTCATTGTATGCCAGGGTCTCCTGGTTCACCTTTTGGGCGCTGGCAATGCATTGGTCCAGCCAGTCTTCTTCTTTGGCATATTCAGCTTTTTTGGAGGCCACATGGTCTCCATAGGCATACCCTGCAGCCCCGCCGGCCACAGCGCCAACAGCAGCACCGATCAGGGCACCCTTGGAGTCCCCTCCGACCAGGGCGCCGACCAGGGCACCGAGAACCGCCCCTGTGCCCGCTCCCACAGCCGTGCCCTCATTCCGGGTCCTCTGGCCGTCCTGGGTGGTGCCTGTGGTGGTGCATCCCACCATTAATGCCAAAACAAGAACTACAGCAATCACATGAAACATAACTCATACTCCTTTTTGTTATTGGCCTTATCTTTCGACTGGAACGATAAGGGATTTATTATGATCAAAGCGTATTAAAAGCTCCAATTGTTTTTTTCCCCGGGCAATGGTGTGGTTGTCCTGAACCCAGAGATCAAGTTTTTCTCTGTCCTTGCCCAAAGGGTAGTGAATAGACCCGTCAGTCTGAGTGATGGGTTTGTTTTTTTTCGTTACCCCCATCAGCCAGGCAAAATTGCCGCTTTGTGTATCCCAGATCAAGGCTTTTGTATCGGCCTCCCTGAGCTCAAGCCCGGTGATGGTCTGGTCCGGGGCCTGGATTTCCAGTCTCAGCCGGCTGTCAGGAGAACCGTTTCCCCGAAAGGCCTCATTTCTGCCCACAAAGTCGCCAAAGCCTTTTTTCAGTTTCAGGCTGGTCTTGCCTGTGTCAGGCGTTTGGGTTGGTTGGGTTTCAGGGGCCGGGACAGGTGGGACCACCCCCTCAGCCGGTTCGGTTTTTACCGCCTGGGTTTTTTGTTCTGCCGGTTCGTACTCTTTTTGGGGGATATTGGCGGGTGCATAATCCAATTGCCCGCTGCCAAGGTCCCCAACTTCGGGTATATGGGCCGCAGGTCCTGCCGATATGGCCGGGACATCTGATTTTCCCTGATCTATTTTTATTGAGCTTAACGAGGCCTCCAGAATATCGGCATATTTGTCATCCTTGAGAACCGTTGCAATGCCGAGCACCTTGCCGTCAGAGGGCTTATCTTCAAACAGGATTAGTTTTGCCGCAACTTTTCCCTCTTTAACCTTTCCCGTATATTGGACCGCAGAAAGTCCTGAGATCTCTATTGTTTTCTTTTCAATCTCTGTCATGTATTTGAGCTGTTTTTCCCCGCCTTCTTCCCTGACCACAGTGATGCCTGCCAGGTTGTCACCCACTTCAAACCTGCCGTTTCCATTTCGGGTTTGGCTATCCCAGGTGGTTGGGACCTGGAGGCTGACCACCCCAAGGTCATGGGTTTTCCAGGGCGGGGGCACGGCAATGGAAGCAGGACAGGAAATGGGCTCATCATCCTCTCCAAATTCCTGGCCGCAGACGGGCAGGGCAAGCCAGGCCACCCTTCGCTCTATCCACCCTTCCCGGTTCCATCCGTCATTGACTTTCCCGTTAATAATCATATCTCTTTTGACTCTGTAGGAAAGGCTGAGTTCCAGGACCACGGGGGCTGTCAGTTCCAGGCCGTATTTATCTTCAACAATGGACGGGATCCAGCTGATCTCCATGGTATCCTTGTTTTCAATCAGGCTGATTTTTTCTTTGTCCTCGTCAACAATGAGATCTCCTTCATTGCTGAGGATTCTGACATGGAAGAATCGTTTGATGACCTGGTACCTGACCTGGCTGCCCGGCCCCTCCATTCCGGACAGGGGCATGGTGATCTCTTGGGGCTTGGGGGCCAGCAGTTTGATTTTTACCGGGGTGCCCAGACGCTGGATTGCCGTCAGCCGAATAAAAGGGGTTTTATAAAGTTTAGCATCATTGGGGTTGTACTCAACCGCCCGTTTCATGCCCCTGTCCTTGTACTCATCCCAGAAATATCGGGCCACGGGGTTGTCCTGGGGCAAGGGTCCCCGCAGCCCCTGGGTTTCAATGGCCACGGGCAGTTTGAGTTCAAATTTTGGAGGACCTGATTTTTTGTTCAACTCATAGTCGAAAAAAACAATATCTTCCAGGGCCAAGGCCTCCACAGGGTCTCCCTGTTCCAGGGCATGACAGGGCACTTTGATCAAGAGGGTAAACAGGATCAACAGGTTGAGCGTGAGTATGGTTTTAAATGTTTTCAAAAAAGCCTCCTTATATGCCTAGGGTACTTAACTCTTTTTGCCAGTTTTCAGGGGACGTCCGTTTGGTTTTAACAAGGGTGTCAAGATGCTTTTCAACCAGTTTGGCCACATTCATCTGCTGGGCTGCATCATTTTCCAGTAAGAATTTTAAATACCTGTTTCCACCGGCCTGTCTGGCCTTTGGGTCCAAGGTCTCAAGCTGCCGCAATGAGGCTGAATAATTGTCCATGGCCTGGGAGATATTGGCCAGAATTTCCTGGTTCCGGGTTTCAAGTTTTTCTTTCATGGCCGCACGTTTCCCTGCGGCGGCAGCCGTGATCAATTTTTGTATGGTCGGCAGTTTTTTGCTCTCAAGGTAGATAAAAAATCCTCTTTCAGCCGCGATTTTAAACCAGGCATAGGCTGTCTCAACATCGGCTTTGGCCTGGATAAACCTGACATCTGCCATAATGCCTTTGAGCCGGCCAAGTTCCTGGAGCATCCGGGCATCCTCACCGGCCATTTTTTCAAGGCGGGCCAGGTATTCTCCGGCCTGGTCAATGCTGACCTGGCTTTTCTGGCTGGTGGGGGCTGTGCTCACTGCCGCCGGCGTGGCAGCGCCGCTCCCTGTTCTGTAGCTGTCCCAGGCCTCTGCATAGGCCTGGGCGGCAGTACGGTCTCCAAAGACCACGGCGGCCATCACAGGGCGCAACCCCATGGTGGCTTTTTGATTGGGGCTGGGCGGTTTACTGCCCCTTGCAATGTAAAAGGGTTCTTCGGTTCGCAGGCTGGTGCGCATTTTTTTTTCCGACGTCAGATAATGCCCTCCCCGGGCAACAAACCCGCCTGGCCGGCCCTGGTAATACTCGATCATGTACAGGTCGCGGGTGATTTCAGAGACATTGCCCAGCATATCGTGAAGGCCCAGGGGATTGGGCTGGAGAAGACCTATGCCTTTAATTTTACCATGGCTGGACTTGGGGCCTGCAAACCATTCGCAGGCGCTCAGTCTTTGGGTGTACGGAATCCGCCGGTCAAAGGCATCGTTTGAGACCATGGCCCCTCCCCTTGCGGCAAATTCCCATTCCGCTTCGGAGGGCAGGCGGACAAAGCCTGTGCTGGCACCTGATTTTGGCAGTTGATCCAGGGCATTGGCAAACAGCCATTGGTTTAACTTGTCCATAAATTGCTGTGCCTCAAACCAGGTAAGGTTTGAAACAGGTTTGTCAGCAGTCTTTTCATCCATGCCGGGCCGGTCCATGACCGCTGCCCATTGTCCCTGGTTGACCTCATATTTGGCCATATAATAAAACCAGTCTTTTCCGGATTTGCTCTGCCCTAAAAAAGAGCCGGAAAGGCTCACTTGAGTAGGGTGTTCCTTAAACCCGCCGTCAGGATCACCCATGCGAAAGCTGCGCTGGGCAAAGGGTTGATCTCCCTGGCCGATGAATACCGGTCTGAAAACCATCTGCCGGTTCTGGGGCAGGGGGATGATAAAATCATTTTGGGCAGGGCTGGGATTGTCCACGGTCTTTTGGGCAAAGGCCGGCAGGGCACAGGAAAAGGTCAGGGACAAGGCCAGAAATAATATCGAGAAAAAAAAGGCTTTAGGGTTAATCATCATTCATCCCTTAGGGCCTCGGCCGGATCTATGGTGATGACCCGGAAGGCCGCGAGTGCGGTAGCGGTTTGTCCCAGAAAGATCACCCCGGATGCCGCATAGGCCAGGTGATCCCAGCCCAGGCGGCAAACACTTTCACCCGCAGCCAGTTGGGAAGAAAAAAGCTGGTTGATTAAACCGGCCATGCCCATATAAAAGCCTGAGGCAAGGATTAAGCCGCCCATGGACAGGAAAAACGCCTGGAAAAGGGGGAAACTCAGCAGGGCATTTTGACCGAACCCGATGAGACCCAGCACCCCCAAATCCCTGCGTTTGCGTTCAACCGAGGCATACAGGCTTGCGGTCAGCGAACCGGCCCCGTCCAAAACGCCGCCAATGGCGATGAGCCAGAATATCATGCCCAGGTTTTGGTCCAGTGCCTGAATATCCCGGATCCGTTCCGCCTCTGTGTGGACAGGGATCCCCTGTGCTTCAAAGGTCTCCTTTAAGGGGGCAACATCCTCAAGGGTTTTGGCATAAAGCCTGAACGCAGCATACCCTCTTCGTTTTAAAATAAATTTATCTTCCCGGTCTAGCCAGGAGATCTGCCGCCTTTGGCTTAAGTTTAAAATGCCGGCAAGCTCCGGCGGCACCAGAACCTGACCCTCCCGGGAAACCAGGGGGTGCTGTGGGATCACCGGGATACTGAGTCCGGAGTCGGATACGAGTTGATCTTCCGGCTTTATTTTAAAGTCTTTGGGCAGAATCGTTTGGCGCCAGCCAGGGCCCATGGGCAGGTTTTGGGCCCAAGGGGTATCAGATTCCAGGGTATGGGGCAATGCAAACAGGGTCATGGCTTTGTTGCCAAGCATGATTTGAGTGGGCTTTACCCAGGGCAGCACCAGAGCATTTTTCCCCCTTAGCCTGCGGCCGGCCGTGGTGAGTACTTCTTTTCCCAGGGCATTTTGGGTGCTGATAATATAGATATGTTTTTTGTGGGTTAATGTATAGCCCAGGGTGTTGAGCTGTCGGTCTTGAGCCAGTTTTTCCACCCTGCTCAAACCTGTGCCTGAAATCAGTTTGACCTTGAGTACGGGATCCATGGGGGTATCAAGTCCTACAACCACACCGTCATACACAGGTTTGGCCAGAGGAACCGCACCTTTCCATCCAAATTTGCTCACGGCCTGTCCATCTTTAAATCCTTCTATGTCCTCTAAAAGACTTAGGGGAAAATACACAAGATCCCGGGCCGTTGCCCTGGGATCAAGCACCCCTGAGATGGTCAGGCGGGTCTGGCCGGTTTCAAACTGACTGCCCTTTAAGCGTTTCACAATCAGTTGTATTTTGTCCCCGGTGCCGGCTTTTAATTTTCGGGCGGTTTCCGTGGACACCACACATTGGCCGTCCAGGGGAGGCGCGGCATTGTTTTCAATTAAAAGCGGGTCATTGAGCGCTGTGGGCTGTGCTTCCAAGGAGAGTTTGCCGGTTTTAGATTTAAGCTGCACACTGGCGGAAATACTCCGGGTGGTGGGCACAAGAAAATCAACTCTGGGATCGGTTTGGAGTCTTTCCAGCCAATCCGGGGTAAAAGAACGGCTGACCATGGGACGGATCTCACGGTTTCGGGGATCCTGGAGCAGCCGGGATCTCAATGTTTCCATGGTTCCGTTTTTTTAACCGAACAAGAGCAGAAGGGGGCCGACCACGGCTGCCACGGCCAGAAACAGGCAGAGGCTTAGGATCCATTCATGCTTAAGATCAGCCCATGCCAGGCTTGGGACCAGGCCAGGGCGCCAGGTCTTTTTGTCTTGGCCAGTCATAGGCATTTTTGTTCCTCTAAGGTCGAACGGGTTAAATCAGCGGTTTTGCGCTCCACCTTAAAGTTGAAGACCCGGTCCACCCGCCCCCTGATCAGGGATGTGTCATGGGTGACCATGATGGTGGTGGTGCAGGATTTGCGGCTCAGTTGTCTGAACTGGTCCCGGATTTCCACAGCAGTGAGTTCATCCACGGCTGCGGTGGGCTCGTCTGCCAGGACAATTTGGGGGGCATGAATCAAGGCCCTTGCAATGGCCACCCTCTGGTGCTGGCCGCCTGACAGAAATCCGGGCAGTTTATCCAGCTGTTCTTCTATGCTCAGGTCCTGGGTTATGGCATTGACCTGGCCCTGGTCTTTTTGTCTGTTTAAACGCAAAGGCAGCAAGATGTTTTCACGGACACTTAAAAAGGGAAGCAACCCGCCGGTCTGGAGCACATAACCGATGTGCCGGCCCCGGATTTTGGCAAGATCTGCCTGGCCAAGACAGGTTAAGTCAATGGGGGTTTCATTGGCTGTGATGAAAAACTGATCGATTTTTTTAGGCTTGAGCACCAGGCCTAGAATATCTAAAAGCGTTGATTTCCCACATCCTGAGGGGCCGACCAGGGCAATAAATTGCCCCGGGACAAGATCCAGCTCGGGAACCACCAGTTCAAATCGGACTCCGGCCTGGGAACGGGTATGGTTAAGTTGCCTTAACCGGAGCACCGTCTGGGTCCTGGCCATTATGCCGACTCCAAACCCGGAGTGTGTAGAATCATAAAATATATCTCCGGAACCTTTAAAATTTTATGATATTTTCGGGTTATGGGAGCAGCTTCAGACTGACAGGGTAGACATGCTCGTCTGAATCATCTTCCGGGTTAAGGGCGACCCAGCCTTCGGGCCTGTCATGGATGGACTGATAGGCCTGGATTTTGGCTTCCAGTTCATTTAAAAATTCATCCTGTTCATCCACAGATCGTTGTTCATGCTCATAAGACTGCTCTTATAGGGCAGGCCTGAAAGAAATTCAGGAATCAGACCGGTATCTGCCATGGTTTTGGCATTTTTGATCAAATTGGGATCACGGGAAGCCGCAGCAGAGGTGGCCTGCAGGGCGCTGAAAAAATCTTCCCCCCCGATCTGGCCCCTGCGTCCTGCTGCCATGACTTCTTTTAAAATGGTGTTCAAAGAGTCGAGCTGGCGCTTGTTGATCAGGAGCCTGACCTCCATGGCCTGGATTCCGGGGTGATCAGGTCTTTGTTTGTGGCATAGGCAACAATGTCCCTGGGCGCCGGTCTGTTTTCCGATCCATTCCACCATGGCGGCCTTGACCATCTGAAAGGCCAGATCCTGGGCACTGGGGTCTTCTTGATAGTCCTGGGTTTGGGTCGGCAAGGCCTGGGCCCGAGCAGAGGGGGCTGCCGGGAGAACCGTGCCTTCTGCGGCCGGGGCCGCCCCTGGACCTGGTTCCTGGCTGAGGGCTGCTTCTTCGCTGAAAGAGGCCTGGGTGATCGGTGAGTCACCCAGGGCTTGGTCTGTATTGCCCTGCTTGACAGCGCTGAGCATGGTGGTCAGGGCATAGGTGATCTCTTGGGCGATCCGGGTGAATCCTGGAAGATCTTCAGAACTGACAGAGTAGTAGGCGCTTTCACCCTGCATACCCGGGTTGGCACTCAACTCCATGAACTGCATCCGGGCGGGTTCATGGTATTTTTTAGCCCTGGGCGCTTTTACATGCATGGCATAAAGATAGATGGAAAAATCATCGGAAATGGCGCGCAAGGTCTGGGTGGACTGGCCTGAGACATTGTACTTGTGACCGGTGTCATGGCCCGGGGCATCTCCTAACAGCACAACAATGCGGATGGCCCCGTCTGTCCAGGCGGTCTGGGAAATGGCGTCGCTGATGCCGCTGAATACATCTTCGGCATAGTCATCAGAGTCCGTGGTGGTCACATCCACCTGGGAGAGCACATCTACAAATTCATTGGGGCGGCAGCAGATCCGGGGTGTAGTTGTGGGTGGTATAGCCGATCCCCGGGATTTGATCCACAGGGTCACGATAGCCCCAAACCCCGAACCGAAGACTTTGGGCGGTTGCCGGGTCTGATCCAAGGTCCTGAACCACCTGCTTGACAACATCCAGGGTGGCTTGAATATAGGGGCGCATGGACACGGTGGTGTCCGAGACAAAGACCACATCCATATTCATGGCCTTTAAAACGCTGGCGCTTGCCTGGGCTGCCTCCTGGTTGGCTTCGTCCAGATAGGCGTTATTCAGGCTGATATCTGTGGACTGCCGTGCATCAGGGCCCTGGGCCGTGGCCGCGGCAATTTGAACCAGCCGTCCTTCCCGGCCGTCAATTTCCAGCTCCTCAAACGAGAGAATCGGCAGCAGATAAAATTGGCTTGCAATGTCCACGGCCTGTTTGGGTTCGACCGAACGGATGGGGAAATCTTCCGGAATCTCTTTTGTTTCAAGGGCAGTGTAGAGTTTTTCCACTTCAAGTGCTCTGGATTGGGCATCCTGGACAACAATATCTGCCAGGGGTTTTTTCTGGGCAAACATGAGCACGGGGTTGCGGCCCTCGGGATGGGTATAGGCAAGACACATGGTCTGTTTCCACTCAAACACATCTTTGGCCTGCATCCACCCCAGCACATTGCCCCGGTTGTCCGCACCGATTTCATACCACCCGTCCTGGAGTTCTATGTCTTCGGCACTTGGCCTGGCATACACATAATAGGGCTGAAATGCAGGCACATTTTCTTTGACAGTGGTGCTGGTGATATCTTTAGTCGAATAGATGTTGGAAAAGGGTCTGGCAAGGACGCGTAAGGGCAGTATGCTTTTTCCCTCGATGGGCACGGGTTTGCGCCTTTCTGCCGCGAAAGCCGGCATGGCCAGACTCAGAATGATGAACAGCCAGAGACCTTTTTTAAACATAACATCAAGCTCCTATTCAATTGGGACGATTTTAGGGGGGAACACCTCTTGTATAAACAGTATTCACAGGCTCTATAAAAGAATGGCCTAGTGTCATTCTTGCCATAGTTTTTTTATCGTAAGGCCTTTGCCTTTGTCAAGGAAGAGTATGAATGAAAAGATCAAATTTTTAAAGGGGGCTGGATTTTTTAGTTTTTCACGATGGTGAGAACCACGGCCAGAATGATGAGGCTTGCCCCCATATATCCGAAAAAGGTGAAATATTCCCCCAGAAAAAAATAGGCGGTGACTGCGGCGACCACAGGCTCCATTGTGGCCACAATGGAGGCCTTTCCCGTTTCCAGATGCTTTAATCCCCGGTAATAGCAGATATTGGCAAGAAAGGTGGAGACAAGGGAAACCCCGGCAAGCGCAGCCCAGGCCACCGGGGTTTTATGGACAAACTCAACAAAGGGCAAAATGCCCAAAACACCGATGGGCAAAAGCCATAAAAAAAGGTTGGCGCTGGAATACCGGCCGGAAAAATATTTCCCCATGGTATAG
It encodes:
- a CDS encoding SUMF1/EgtB/PvdO family nonheme iron enzyme, yielding MINPKAFFFSILFLALSLTFSCALPAFAQKTVDNPSPAQNDFIIPLPQNRQMVFRPVFIGQGDQPFAQRSFRMGDPDGGFKEHPTQVSLSGSFLGQSKSGKDWFYYMAKYEVNQGQWAAVMDRPGMDEKTADKPVSNLTWFEAQQFMDKLNQWLFANALDQLPKSGASTGFVRLPSEAEWEFAARGGAMVSNDAFDRRIPYTQRLSACEWFAGPKSSHGKIKGIGLLQPNPLGLHDMLGNVSEITRDLYMIEYYQGRPGGFVARGGHYLTSEKKMRTSLRTEEPFYIARGSKPPSPNQKATMGLRPVMAAVVFGDRTAAQAYAEAWDSYRTGSGAATPAAVSTAPTSQKSQVSIDQAGEYLARLEKMAGEDARMLQELGRLKGIMADVRFIQAKADVETAYAWFKIAAERGFFIYLESKKLPTIQKLITAAAAGKRAAMKEKLETRNQEILANISQAMDNYSASLRQLETLDPKARQAGGNRYLKFLLENDAAQQMNVAKLVEKHLDTLVKTKRTSPENWQKELSTLGI
- a CDS encoding ABC transporter permease translates to METLRSRLLQDPRNREIRPMVSRSFTPDWLERLQTDPRVDFLVPTTRSISASVQLKSKTGKLSLEAQPTALNDPLLIENNAAPPLDGQCVVSTETARKLKAGTGDKIQLIVKRLKGSQFETGQTRLTISGVLDPRATARDLVYFPLSLLEDIEGFKDGQAVSKFGWKGAVPLAKPVYDGVVVGLDTPMDPVLKVKLISGTGLSRVEKLAQDRQLNTLGYTLTHKKHIYIISTQNALGKEVLTTAGRRLRGKNALVLPWVKPTQIMLGNKAMTLFALPHTLESDTPWAQNLPMGPGWRQTILPKDFKIKPEDQLVSDSGLSIPVIPQHPLVSREGQVLVPPELAGILNLSQRRQISWLDREDKFILKRRGYAAFRLYAKTLEDVAPLKETFEAQGIPVHTEAERIRDIQALDQNLGMIFWLIAIGGVLDGAGSLTASLYASVERKRRDLGVLGLIGFGQNALLSFPLFQAFFLSMGGLILASGFYMGMAGLINQLFSSQLAAGESVCRLGWDHLAYAASGVIFLGQTATALAAFRVITIDPAEALRDE
- a CDS encoding ATP-binding cassette domain-containing protein, giving the protein MARTQTVLRLRQLNHTRSQAGVRFELVVPELDLVPGQFIALVGPSGCGKSTLLDILGLVLKPKKIDQFFITANETPIDLTCLGQADLAKIRGRHIGYVLQTGGLLPFLSVRENILLPLRLNRQKDQGQVNAITQDLSIEEQLDKLPGFLSGGQHQRVAIARALIHAPQIVLADEPTAAVDELTAVEIRDQFRQLSRKSCTTTIMVTHDTSLIRGRVDRVFNFKVERKTADLTRSTLEEQKCL